A window from Streptomyces sp. NBC_00335 encodes these proteins:
- a CDS encoding PadR family transcriptional regulator, with protein sequence MRSHGQHGHDHGHEHGRGHGHCGPDRREEFQGRRAAFGPFGPPFGGGPFGGRGGRGGPRGRARRGDVRASILALLTDRPMHGYEMIQEIGERSGGAWKPSPGSVYPTLQLLEDEGLITSESEGGKKLFTLTDAGRAEAESGPDAPWEEAGRGFDFEAMNEVRTAGFGLMEAYGQVFKTGTPAQREKALAVINDARKKLYLILADEH encoded by the coding sequence ATGCGTTCACACGGACAGCACGGACACGACCACGGACATGAGCACGGACGGGGTCACGGCCACTGCGGGCCGGACCGTCGGGAGGAGTTTCAGGGGCGGCGCGCCGCCTTCGGGCCGTTCGGGCCGCCCTTTGGAGGCGGGCCCTTCGGTGGGCGTGGCGGGCGCGGTGGACCGCGCGGCCGGGCCCGGCGGGGTGATGTGCGCGCCTCCATCCTGGCGCTGCTCACCGACCGGCCCATGCACGGTTACGAGATGATCCAGGAGATCGGCGAGCGCAGCGGCGGGGCGTGGAAGCCCAGCCCGGGGTCGGTCTACCCGACCCTGCAGCTCCTGGAGGACGAGGGTCTCATCACCAGCGAGAGCGAGGGCGGCAAGAAGCTGTTCACGCTCACCGATGCCGGCCGCGCCGAGGCCGAGTCCGGCCCGGACGCCCCCTGGGAGGAGGCCGGCCGGGGCTTCGACTTCGAGGCGATGAACGAGGTCCGGACGGCCGGATTCGGCCTGATGGAGGCCTACGGCCAGGTCTTCAAGACCGGCACTCCCGCGCAGCGGGAGAAGGCCCTCGCCGTCATCAACGACGCCCGCAAGAAGCTCTACCTGATCCTGGCCGACGAGCACTGA
- a CDS encoding type II toxin-antitoxin system Rv0910 family toxin, which yields MAEVTAESRIEASAAKLWSQLTDWDAYGQWSMTHTNFPKGGPETLAVGSTFAENMKMMGFPAEVLWTVSELEDERVFAITGKGPMGVAVLTRYTLIPDGGATTVRIDGEFTGAAVSLMAGKLKDSATAALNESLRKLSGLVA from the coding sequence ATGGCTGAAGTCACCGCGGAATCACGCATCGAGGCGTCCGCCGCGAAGCTCTGGTCCCAGCTGACCGACTGGGACGCTTACGGCCAGTGGAGCATGACCCACACCAACTTCCCGAAGGGCGGCCCCGAGACCCTGGCGGTGGGATCCACCTTCGCCGAGAACATGAAGATGATGGGCTTCCCCGCCGAGGTCCTGTGGACGGTTTCGGAGCTGGAGGACGAGCGCGTCTTCGCGATCACCGGCAAGGGTCCGATGGGCGTGGCCGTCCTGACCCGCTACACCCTGATCCCGGACGGCGGGGCCACCACGGTCCGCATCGACGGCGAGTTCACCGGAGCCGCGGTCTCCCTCATGGCGGGCAAGCTCAAGGACTCGGCCACCGCCGCCCTGAACGAGTCGCTCCGCAAGCTCTCCGGCCTGGTCGCCTGA
- a CDS encoding EamA family transporter has translation MQASGRHAGLGLALISAIAFGGSGVAAKPLIEAGLDPLHMVWLRVAGAALVLSPLAWRHRDLVRSKPLLLAGFGIVAVAGVQAFYFASLSRIPVGVALLLEYLGPALLLGWIRFVQRRPVTRAAAAGAAVAVVGLACVVQIWAGLSLDLLGVLLGLAAACCQAFYFVFADQGSDGDDVPDPMGMIAYGMIVGTLVMTVIARPWQIDWQVLGGDAALGDLMVPAPVLLGWVVLIATVFAYLTGVVSVRKLSPQVAGVVACLEAVVATVLAWVLLGEHLSTWQIIGGALVLGGAFIAQTSRKVAPGVAEPVAALDRDPSKV, from the coding sequence ATGCAAGCGTCAGGGAGACATGCCGGACTGGGCCTCGCCCTCATTTCGGCGATCGCGTTCGGTGGTTCGGGTGTTGCGGCGAAGCCGCTGATCGAGGCGGGTCTGGACCCGCTCCACATGGTCTGGCTCAGGGTGGCCGGGGCGGCGCTCGTGCTGTCCCCGCTGGCCTGGCGCCATCGCGATCTCGTACGCAGCAAACCCCTGCTGCTCGCAGGCTTCGGGATCGTCGCCGTGGCCGGGGTCCAGGCCTTCTACTTCGCCTCGCTGTCGCGGATCCCGGTCGGCGTGGCCCTCCTGCTGGAGTACCTCGGCCCGGCGCTCCTGCTCGGCTGGATCCGCTTCGTGCAGCGCAGGCCCGTGACCCGGGCCGCCGCGGCCGGCGCCGCCGTGGCCGTCGTGGGGCTCGCCTGCGTGGTGCAGATCTGGGCCGGGCTCAGCCTCGACCTGCTCGGCGTGCTGCTCGGCCTCGCGGCAGCCTGCTGCCAGGCCTTCTACTTCGTCTTCGCCGACCAGGGCAGCGACGGGGACGACGTGCCCGACCCGATGGGCATGATCGCGTACGGCATGATCGTCGGCACCCTCGTGATGACCGTGATCGCCCGGCCCTGGCAGATCGACTGGCAGGTGCTGGGCGGCGACGCGGCGCTCGGGGACCTGATGGTGCCCGCGCCGGTGCTGCTCGGCTGGGTGGTGCTGATCGCGACCGTCTTCGCGTACCTGACGGGTGTGGTCTCCGTGCGCAAGCTGTCGCCGCAGGTCGCGGGCGTGGTGGCCTGCCTGGAGGCGGTCGTGGCGACCGTACTGGCCTGGGTGCTCCTCGGCGAGCACCTCTCGACCTGGCAGATCATCGGCGGCGCCCTGGTGCTGGGCGGGGCCTTCATCGCGCAGACCTCCCGGAAGGTCGCGCCCGGGGTCGCGGAGCCGGTGGCGGCCCTGGACCGCGATCCGAGCAAGGTCTAG
- a CDS encoding DMT family transporter, with the protein MPATGRSLLFLVIAGTAWGTAGAAASLLYLASDLGPLALSFWRCAGGLAVLLGVLAVRRRPRGAARAGAARAGAVRARASVGSLIGTGLMFTLFQSAYFAAVRETGLAVATVVTLGSGPVLIALGARYWMGERLGRGGILAVGGALAGLAVLVLGSGGGGEVRPLGVGWALLSAAGYGAMTLRARLLGRRGTGGDPLVTTVWSVGVGTVCLLPFALVEGLMPHTAEPVRVLWLLAYMATVPTALAYALYFSGAAAVRAATVSVIMLIEPVGAAAIAVLVLGERLTGPVVLGTVLLLTAVGALIAAEWRRPVDTGAADAPEGGPEVRPALVDEVVVRAR; encoded by the coding sequence ATGCCCGCCACCGGGCGCAGTCTGCTCTTCCTCGTCATCGCCGGAACCGCCTGGGGCACGGCGGGGGCGGCGGCCTCGCTGCTCTACCTCGCCAGTGACCTCGGTCCGCTCGCCCTGTCGTTCTGGCGGTGCGCGGGCGGGCTGGCGGTGCTGCTCGGGGTACTCGCCGTACGCCGTCGCCCGCGGGGCGCCGCCAGGGCGGGTGCCGCCAGGGCGGGCGCCGTCCGGGCGCGGGCCTCGGTGGGGTCGCTGATCGGGACCGGGCTGATGTTCACCCTCTTCCAGTCCGCGTACTTCGCCGCCGTGCGCGAGACCGGCCTCGCCGTGGCCACCGTCGTCACCCTCGGATCCGGGCCCGTGCTCATCGCGCTCGGGGCCCGGTACTGGATGGGGGAGCGGCTCGGCCGGGGCGGGATCCTCGCGGTCGGCGGGGCGCTGGCCGGGCTGGCCGTGCTCGTCCTCGGCAGCGGCGGCGGCGGCGAGGTGCGGCCGCTCGGTGTCGGCTGGGCGCTGCTGTCGGCCGCCGGCTACGGGGCCATGACCCTGCGGGCCAGGCTGCTCGGGCGGCGCGGGACCGGCGGGGACCCGCTGGTCACCACCGTCTGGTCGGTCGGGGTCGGCACGGTGTGCCTGCTGCCGTTCGCCCTGGTGGAGGGCCTGATGCCGCACACCGCGGAGCCCGTCCGGGTGCTCTGGCTGCTCGCGTACATGGCCACCGTGCCGACCGCGCTGGCCTACGCGCTCTACTTCAGCGGGGCCGCCGCGGTGCGGGCCGCGACGGTGTCCGTGATCATGCTGATCGAGCCCGTCGGCGCGGCGGCGATCGCCGTTCTGGTGCTCGGGGAGCGGCTGACCGGGCCGGTGGTGCTGGGCACCGTACTCCTGCTGACGGCGGTCGGGGCGCTGATCGCCGCCGAGTGGCGGCGGCCGGTGGACACCGGGGCCGCGGACGCGCCGGAGGGCGGGCCGGAGGTCCGGCCCGCCCTTGTCGATGAAGTGGTCGTCAGAGCGCGGTGA
- a CDS encoding pyridoxamine 5'-phosphate oxidase family protein, giving the protein MSVTPAPETTTETSTAAASTAPSNASPAGYAPTERTVPTRSRDRARYDRETVHSILDQAYLCHLGFVRDGAPVVLPTLFGRVGEALYIHGSTGSRPLLAAGKADPGLPVCVTVTHVDGLVLARSAFHHSLNYRSVVVHGTAYEVTDPEERRIALDALVDQVVPGRSADSRPANAKELAATAVIRLDLNEVSAKLRTGGPNDDPEDLALPFWTGVVPVAPAYGTPVPAADLAAGIAVPDYVTAL; this is encoded by the coding sequence ATGAGCGTCACGCCTGCCCCCGAGACCACCACGGAGACGTCGACGGCAGCGGCCTCGACGGCGCCCTCCAATGCGTCGCCCGCCGGGTACGCGCCCACCGAACGTACCGTCCCGACCCGGTCCCGCGACCGCGCCCGCTACGACCGCGAGACCGTGCACTCGATACTCGACCAGGCCTACCTGTGCCACCTCGGCTTCGTCCGCGACGGCGCCCCGGTGGTCCTGCCGACCCTCTTCGGCCGGGTGGGCGAGGCCCTCTACATCCACGGCTCCACGGGCTCGCGCCCCCTCCTGGCGGCCGGCAAGGCCGACCCGGGGCTGCCGGTCTGCGTGACCGTGACGCACGTCGACGGCCTGGTTCTGGCCCGCTCCGCCTTCCACCACTCGCTCAACTACCGCTCGGTGGTCGTACACGGCACCGCCTACGAGGTGACCGACCCCGAGGAGCGCAGGATCGCCCTCGACGCCCTCGTCGACCAGGTCGTCCCGGGCCGCTCGGCCGACTCGCGGCCGGCGAACGCCAAGGAGCTCGCGGCCACGGCCGTGATCCGCCTCGACCTGAACGAGGTGTCCGCGAAGCTCCGTACGGGCGGGCCGAACGACGACCCCGAGGACCTGGCGCTGCCGTTCTGGACGGGCGTGGTCCCGGTCGCGCCGGCGTACGGGACCCCGGTCCCGGCCGCCGACCTCGCCGCGGGCATCGCCGTCCCGGACTACGTCACCGCGCTCTGA
- a CDS encoding aminotransferase class I/II-fold pyridoxal phosphate-dependent enzyme has product MLGEYLIIGRRASEIAASVEAGVASGALAPGALLPPMRELAGVLGVNPNTVAAAYRTLRERGVIETDGRRGSRVRARPATAPRDQLRMAVPAGVRDLVSGNPDVRLLPALDAALAGAARRYAAQPTLYGQDPVVPELARLARAAFDADGVPTGEVAVTSGALDGVERVLAAHLRPGDAVAVEDPGWGSVLDLVPALGLRVVPVAVDDDGPLPDAVERALAQGVRALLVTARAQNPTGAVVSAERAAELRAVLAGHPDVLVIDDDHGHGIVDLPLNVLGGVTRHWVLIRSTAKAYAPDLRLAVLTGDGVTLDRVRGRQRLGPGWVSRLLQYTAVELWNAGAVDHAAVARSYGERRDGLVAALARRGVRAQGRSGMNVWVPVAEETAVVTRLLGAGWAVAPGARFRVESGPAVRMTMSALSLADVPGLAEAVASAVRPAAGGRLD; this is encoded by the coding sequence GTGCTAGGAGAGTATCTGATCATCGGGCGGCGCGCATCGGAAATCGCCGCGAGTGTGGAAGCGGGCGTCGCCTCGGGCGCGCTCGCGCCGGGAGCGTTGTTGCCGCCGATGCGGGAGCTCGCGGGCGTGCTGGGGGTGAACCCCAACACCGTGGCCGCCGCGTACCGCACGCTGCGCGAACGCGGGGTCATCGAGACCGACGGGCGGCGCGGCAGCCGGGTGCGGGCCCGCCCGGCGACCGCCCCGCGCGACCAGCTGCGGATGGCCGTCCCGGCGGGGGTGCGCGACCTCGTCTCCGGCAACCCGGACGTGCGGCTGCTGCCCGCGCTGGACGCCGCGCTGGCGGGCGCGGCGCGCCGGTACGCCGCGCAGCCGACGCTCTACGGCCAGGACCCGGTCGTTCCGGAGCTGGCGCGGCTCGCCAGGGCCGCCTTCGACGCGGACGGGGTGCCGACCGGGGAGGTGGCGGTGACCTCGGGCGCGCTGGACGGCGTCGAACGGGTGCTGGCCGCGCACCTGCGGCCCGGGGACGCGGTGGCGGTCGAGGACCCGGGGTGGGGGAGCGTGCTCGACCTCGTCCCGGCGCTGGGGCTACGGGTGGTGCCCGTGGCCGTGGACGACGACGGGCCGCTGCCCGACGCGGTGGAACGGGCGCTGGCGCAGGGGGTCCGGGCGCTGCTCGTGACGGCCCGGGCGCAGAACCCGACCGGGGCGGTGGTGAGCGCGGAGCGGGCCGCGGAACTGCGGGCCGTGCTCGCCGGGCACCCGGACGTACTGGTCATCGACGACGACCACGGACACGGGATCGTGGACCTGCCGCTGAACGTGCTGGGCGGGGTGACACGTCACTGGGTGCTGATCCGCTCCACCGCGAAGGCGTACGCCCCCGATCTGCGGCTCGCCGTGCTGACCGGCGACGGGGTCACCCTCGACCGGGTCCGGGGGCGGCAGCGGCTGGGCCCCGGGTGGGTGAGCAGGCTGCTGCAGTACACGGCGGTGGAGCTGTGGAACGCCGGAGCGGTCGACCATGCGGCGGTCGCGCGGTCCTACGGGGAGCGCCGGGACGGACTGGTCGCGGCGCTGGCCCGGCGCGGGGTGCGCGCCCAGGGGCGGAGCGGGATGAACGTGTGGGTGCCCGTCGCCGAGGAGACGGCGGTGGTGACACGACTGCTGGGCGCCGGCTGGGCGGTCGCTCCGGGGGCCCGGTTCCGGGTGGAATCGGGGCCGGCCGTGCGGATGACGATGTCGGCGCTGTCCCTGGCGGACGTACCGGGGCTGGCGGAGGCGGTGGCCTCGGCCGTGCGCCCGGCGGCCGGGGGGCGGCTGGACTGA
- a CDS encoding DMT family transporter — translation MSAPSTPVPSLPPTATTAATSTANATAATATATATTMAPATARLDWRLRFAVLSVIWGFSFLLIKVGTEAYAPFQVALGRVFFGALALLTVLLIRREPLPRGRRTWAHLSVAALLLNTAPFSLFAYAELSIPSSLAGICNATSPLWGMALSLVALSEDRPTRRRFAGLGLGFIGVLTVLGAWQGFSGLDAKGTALALLAALCYPIGWIYVRRTLASTPGSPVALTGAQLLVSTLQLAAVSVLFTSAPTSFPLWPTLSVIALGALGTGMALQMQYGLVTEIGPTTAQMVTYFIPVIATTAGVLLLDEQLHWNTPVGAAVVLAGAALTQTRRR, via the coding sequence ATGAGCGCCCCCAGCACCCCGGTCCCGTCCCTGCCCCCGACCGCCACCACCGCGGCCACCTCCACCGCCAATGCCACCGCGGCCACCGCCACCGCCACCGCCACCACGATGGCGCCCGCCACCGCCCGGCTGGACTGGCGCCTGCGCTTCGCGGTCCTCTCGGTGATCTGGGGCTTCAGCTTCCTGCTGATCAAGGTGGGCACGGAGGCGTACGCCCCGTTCCAGGTCGCCCTCGGCCGGGTCTTCTTCGGCGCGCTGGCCCTGCTCACGGTGCTCCTGATCCGCCGCGAGCCGCTTCCCCGGGGCCGGCGCACCTGGGCCCACCTGTCGGTGGCGGCGCTGCTGCTCAACACCGCCCCGTTCTCGCTCTTCGCGTACGCGGAACTGAGCATCCCCTCCAGCCTCGCCGGCATCTGCAACGCCACCTCGCCGCTGTGGGGCATGGCCCTCTCGCTGGTCGCGCTCTCCGAGGACCGCCCGACGCGCCGCCGCTTCGCCGGCCTGGGCCTGGGCTTCATCGGTGTCCTGACCGTCCTCGGCGCGTGGCAGGGCTTCTCGGGCCTCGACGCCAAGGGCACCGCGCTCGCCCTGCTGGCCGCGCTCTGCTACCCGATCGGCTGGATCTACGTACGCCGCACCCTGGCCTCGACCCCGGGCTCCCCGGTCGCCCTGACCGGCGCGCAGCTCCTGGTCTCCACGCTCCAACTGGCGGCGGTCAGCGTCCTGTTCACCTCGGCCCCCACCTCGTTCCCGCTCTGGCCGACCCTGTCGGTGATCGCCCTGGGCGCCCTGGGCACGGGCATGGCCCTGCAGATGCAGTACGGCCTGGTCACGGAGATCGGCCCGACCACCGCGCAGATGGTCACGTACTTCATCCCGGTCATCGCGACGACGGCGGGCGTCCTCCTCCTGGACGAGCAGCTCCACTGGAACACCCCGGTGGGCGCGGCCGTCGTCCTGGCCGGCGCGGCCCTCACCCAGACCCGGCGCCGCTGA
- a CDS encoding LysR family transcriptional regulator, with the protein MLNLERLRTLDALARHGSVSGAADGLHVTTSAVSQQMAKLEREVGQPLLAKNGRGVRLTDAGRLLAEHAARIISQVELAQADVEARRGCAVGELRIGAFATAMRGLLPQVLAELRAEHPELRPRVKEQEPEESMAAVVRGDLDMALAIDWHNKRMPVPVELTRAHLLDDTLDIAVPAGHPLAGCDGISLAEFGEDDWISWTEGQFCHEWLVSTLRGTGIEPRITHIAEEHHTQLAFVEAGLGVCVAPRLGRGPVPPGVRLLPVRDSVRRHVYVVWRADADRRPSIRAAVEALKRVAAATASASASA; encoded by the coding sequence ATGTTGAACTTGGAGCGGCTGCGCACCCTCGATGCCCTCGCCCGCCACGGCTCCGTCAGCGGCGCCGCCGACGGGCTCCATGTCACCACCTCCGCCGTGTCCCAGCAGATGGCGAAACTGGAACGGGAGGTCGGCCAGCCGCTCCTGGCCAAGAACGGGCGCGGGGTCCGGCTCACCGATGCCGGCCGGCTCCTCGCCGAGCACGCCGCCCGGATCATCTCCCAGGTCGAGCTCGCCCAGGCCGATGTCGAAGCCCGCCGCGGGTGTGCGGTCGGCGAGCTGCGGATCGGCGCCTTCGCGACCGCCATGCGGGGGCTGCTGCCGCAGGTCCTGGCGGAGCTGCGTGCCGAGCACCCCGAACTGCGGCCCCGGGTGAAGGAGCAGGAGCCGGAGGAGAGCATGGCCGCCGTGGTGCGGGGCGACCTCGACATGGCCCTCGCCATCGACTGGCACAACAAGCGGATGCCCGTACCGGTCGAGCTCACGCGGGCCCACCTCCTGGACGACACCCTGGACATCGCGGTGCCTGCGGGGCATCCGCTGGCCGGGTGCGACGGGATCTCCCTGGCCGAGTTCGGCGAGGACGACTGGATCTCCTGGACCGAGGGGCAGTTCTGCCACGAGTGGCTCGTCTCCACCCTGCGCGGTACCGGCATCGAGCCCCGGATCACGCACATCGCGGAGGAGCACCACACCCAACTGGCCTTCGTGGAGGCCGGACTGGGCGTGTGCGTGGCCCCCCGGCTGGGGCGCGGTCCCGTGCCGCCGGGGGTCCGGCTGCTGCCGGTGCGCGACAGCGTCCGGCGCCACGTGTACGTCGTCTGGCGGGCGGACGCCGACCGCCGGCCGTCGATCCGGGCCGCCGTCGAGGCCCTGAAGCGGGTGGCCGCGGCCACGGCTTCGGCTTCGGCTTCGGCCTAG
- a CDS encoding pyridoxamine 5'-phosphate oxidase family protein, translating to MDRAQRRGRRIMMTDEETNAFLREQRTCRVATVSPDGRPHVGALWFVWDGTSLWLYSITRSRRWSDLRKDPRISVVVDAGEAYDELRGVELSGTAVFVGEAPRTGEPCGELAEPERLFPVKNFGITEMPHDGRHAWIRLTPDSIVSWDFRKI from the coding sequence GTGGACAGGGCGCAGCGGCGGGGCCGCCGCATCATGATGACCGACGAGGAGACGAACGCCTTCCTGCGCGAGCAGCGCACCTGCCGGGTGGCCACGGTCTCCCCCGACGGGCGCCCGCACGTGGGCGCCCTCTGGTTCGTCTGGGACGGCACCTCCCTGTGGCTGTACTCGATCACCCGCAGCCGCCGCTGGTCCGACCTCCGCAAGGACCCCCGCATCTCGGTGGTCGTGGACGCCGGTGAGGCCTACGACGAACTGCGCGGGGTGGAACTGTCCGGCACGGCCGTCTTCGTGGGCGAGGCCCCGCGTACGGGCGAGCCGTGCGGGGAACTGGCCGAGCCGGAGCGGCTCTTCCCCGTCAAGAACTTCGGCATCACGGAGATGCCGCACGACGGACGGCACGCCTGGATCCGGCTGACACCGGACTCGATCGTGTCCTGGGACTTCCGCAAGATCTAG
- a CDS encoding cysteine hydrolase yields MADLDPATTALLTVECQSGVVGEESALPELAKEARDSGMLDRVAALVEAARGAGVQVLHAVAERRPDGLGANSNARLFRAAGRLPVRQLTGSPAVEVAAPITVAEQDLVVRRLHGLSPMAGTDLDALLRNLGIRTLVVTGVSSNIAIPNTVFDAVNLGYQVVVPSDAIAGVPAAWTAEVIRNSLSLVAAITTAEALLAQWAPAG; encoded by the coding sequence ATGGCCGATCTCGATCCCGCCACCACCGCACTGCTCACCGTCGAGTGCCAGAGCGGCGTCGTCGGCGAGGAGAGCGCCCTGCCGGAACTGGCGAAGGAGGCCCGGGACTCCGGCATGCTGGACCGGGTCGCCGCGCTGGTCGAGGCCGCGCGCGGGGCCGGGGTGCAGGTGCTGCACGCGGTCGCCGAGCGGCGGCCGGACGGGCTCGGGGCCAACAGCAACGCCCGGCTGTTCCGGGCCGCCGGGAGGCTGCCCGTGCGCCAGCTGACCGGGAGCCCGGCCGTGGAGGTCGCCGCGCCCATCACCGTCGCCGAGCAGGACCTCGTGGTCCGCCGGCTGCACGGGCTCTCCCCGATGGCGGGCACCGACCTGGACGCGCTGCTGCGCAATCTCGGCATCCGCACCCTCGTCGTCACCGGGGTCTCCTCCAACATCGCGATCCCGAACACCGTCTTCGACGCGGTCAACCTCGGCTACCAGGTCGTGGTCCCGTCCGACGCCATCGCCGGGGTGCCCGCCGCCTGGACCGCCGAGGTGATCCGCAACTCCCTCTCCCTCGTCGCGGCCATCACCACGGCCGAAGCCCTCCTGGCCCAGTGGGCCCCGGCGGGCTGA
- a CDS encoding cation:proton antiporter gives MTSHQVQLLLLDIALILMLARGLGALAARVGQPPVVGEILAGILLGPTLLGDLATDRLFPADVRPLLAGLANVGVTLFMFAVGLELEHRFLRGRVRATLGAAVGSTLVPFALGALLAFYVLRHHPTEQRAAFVVFMGLSVSVTAFPVLARILVSRELSRTAIGGLALATAAVVDVAAWSALGGVQAVAGGAADYWMVALLIPLAGVLLALRPLLRRMFAPGGTEKPLTQTILALVIVGALLSAAATEAMGMHHIFGAFLFGALMPREGVDLLREQILERTGQITFLLLPVYFVVAGLKVDLRGVGIEGLAEFGVILLVAIGGKLGGTYLGARSQSLGKRDSATLAALMNTRGLTELVILGVGLELGLLDGSLYSLMVVMALMTTAMTGPLLSLIGARGTRAPAPIQAPIPASIPAGAARAGGAGASAGSGSGPDV, from the coding sequence ATGACCAGCCATCAAGTGCAGTTGCTCCTGCTGGACATCGCGCTGATCCTGATGCTCGCCCGCGGGCTGGGCGCTCTGGCCGCCCGCGTCGGCCAGCCGCCCGTCGTGGGTGAGATCCTCGCCGGGATCCTCCTCGGGCCCACCCTCTTGGGCGACTTGGCCACGGACCGCCTCTTCCCGGCCGACGTGCGGCCCCTGCTGGCCGGCCTGGCGAACGTCGGGGTCACGCTGTTCATGTTCGCCGTCGGTCTGGAACTGGAGCACCGCTTCCTGCGCGGCAGGGTCCGGGCAACCCTCGGAGCGGCCGTCGGATCGACCCTCGTGCCGTTCGCCCTCGGCGCCCTCCTCGCCTTCTACGTGCTGCGCCACCACCCCACCGAACAGCGGGCCGCATTCGTGGTGTTCATGGGCCTGTCGGTATCGGTGACCGCCTTTCCCGTCCTTGCCCGGATCCTCGTCAGCCGGGAGCTGTCCCGTACGGCGATCGGGGGTCTCGCGCTGGCCACGGCGGCGGTCGTCGACGTGGCGGCCTGGTCGGCACTCGGCGGCGTGCAGGCGGTGGCCGGCGGCGCCGCGGACTACTGGATGGTGGCCCTGCTGATCCCGTTGGCGGGAGTACTGCTGGCCCTGCGGCCACTGCTGCGCAGGATGTTCGCGCCGGGCGGTACCGAGAAGCCCCTCACCCAGACGATCCTGGCCCTCGTGATCGTCGGGGCGCTCCTCTCCGCGGCGGCCACCGAGGCTATGGGGATGCACCACATCTTCGGCGCCTTCCTGTTCGGTGCGCTGATGCCCCGCGAGGGCGTGGACCTGCTGCGCGAGCAGATCCTCGAACGCACCGGCCAGATCACCTTCCTGCTGCTCCCCGTGTACTTCGTGGTGGCGGGCCTCAAGGTGGACCTGCGGGGCGTGGGGATCGAAGGACTGGCCGAGTTCGGCGTCATCCTGCTCGTCGCGATCGGCGGGAAGCTCGGCGGCACCTACCTGGGCGCGCGCTCGCAGTCCCTGGGCAAGAGGGACTCGGCCACCCTGGCGGCGCTGATGAACACCCGGGGCCTGACCGAGCTGGTGATCCTCGGAGTGGGTCTGGAACTCGGGCTGCTGGACGGCTCGCTGTATTCCCTGATGGTCGTGATGGCCCTGATGACGACGGCGATGACGGGGCCGCTGCTGTCCCTGATCGGCGCCAGGGGCACCCGGGCGCCGGCCCCGATCCAGGCCCCGATCCCGGCCTCGATCCCGGCTGGCGCAGCCCGAGCGGGAGGCGCCGGGGCGAGCGCCGGGTCCGGTTCCGGCCCCGATGTGTAG
- a CDS encoding PadR family transcriptional regulator has protein sequence MKAETLRGNLEGMLLAVLEPGEQHGYAVIEELKRRSGDAINLPTGTVYPALHRLEAAGLVGSEWSTFNGRRRRNYFLTTAGRRALADKRTAWREVSSIISVVLGGGA, from the coding sequence ATGAAGGCAGAGACCTTGCGAGGCAACCTGGAAGGCATGCTGCTGGCCGTGCTGGAGCCCGGAGAGCAGCACGGGTATGCCGTCATCGAAGAGCTCAAGCGGCGCAGCGGGGACGCGATCAACCTCCCTACGGGGACGGTCTATCCGGCCCTGCACCGGCTGGAGGCCGCGGGGCTGGTCGGCAGCGAGTGGTCGACCTTCAACGGCCGCCGCCGCCGCAACTACTTCCTCACCACGGCCGGCCGCCGCGCCCTGGCCGACAAGCGCACGGCATGGCGGGAGGTCTCCTCGATCATCTCGGTGGTGCTCGGAGGCGGGGCGTGA